The following DNA comes from Salvelinus sp. IW2-2015 linkage group LG1, ASM291031v2, whole genome shotgun sequence.
CTGACAGAACCAGGGGCTTGTGGGACGTCTTCCGTCTTTTCCCTGACAATTATAAAAATACAGGTCACAGACGTGTAACATTTGTGTGACATGGAGGTACAGGACGTGACCACTATAAAAGCAGAACTATATTGTGATTACCCAAAAAGCAAAAACTCAGTTTCACTTTCAATATCAATCAATTGGCAAATTAGTCAAATAAAATCTAGCCcgaaaagagacacacacacacacacacaatagtgctCCCCAGCTTGTAGTCCTAGAAAACTGAATTTAGTTACCTCGGGTtcattcagccattcctatggggaaacACATACTTAGAAGATCTTAtaggttttgttctatgagataatatcagtcagtgaACATGATCTTTATGAATTATGACACCTTTGtgctttttaaaaattaaatgcTTAAAAATTCAAAAAGTGACTTCAGTTGATTAAGATCTcacagaacaaaatgtataagatctcctaagcttgTGCTtatcacagaccttattttcagcatgTATCCAAAACCTACAAAAACTccattaatttccccataggctttgtctAACAAACCATGGCGGCATTAGtacctacaaaaagacgccattactattgctctctataggCCTACTTCCCTAACCATGATTCTGGTCGAATAGCTGAATAAAAAGAACAGCAAAACACAGTACAGGAGGATTTGTCTATTGCATTAACAGACATTAGTCTCTGTCCCAGTACTAACTGTTGCAGTGGTTGCAAGCATAGATGCTGCCCTCCAGAGCCTCTGTCTCAGTGAACTTGGCCAGCATCTCAGTGAGGGAGCAGCTGCGCTGGTAGGCCAGAGACGCAGCCGAGCCCTTCTCCGTGCTGTGGTAGCGCTCCGGGAACTCCAGGGACAGGTCCCAGAATGGCTCCACCGTGTTCGACTTGTGTTTACAGGACAGACACGTCACCTGGACAGATGCAGGGATAACCAAGCAAACATTTTACCAAGGGCTTATTAGTTCAAATCTGACACGCCTTAGTTCTGGTGCTGGAGAGCAACTATTGTCCTGCTTGACTTGAGACTCAGAAAAAAAGGCTGTGTAACAAGCAATAggtatctctttttttttttaaatgctcacCTGGAGTGAAATCCAGCAATCAACTAGTAATAGTGGAGAAAACCTGGCCTAACGTGGAAATGCTATAGAGTAGAAAGAGCTTAAACATCCTTGTGATTTACCTTTAGCCATGATAGGGTGCTGACGGTCAAACCTAAATTAATGTGTTGTGTACAATTGCCATGTCAATGAGTAGAGACCTTTACCTGGCTGAGTAGCTGCCCGTGAAAGATGGTGTTGAGGACCTTGAGCACTTGCTTGGAGAGCTTCCTCTGGGTGATGGGGATGACAATCCTGCGCTTGCTGCCTTCTGATTCCAGCTCCTGCTGCACCTTGTCCAGCAGCTCACACAGAAACTCCTGTGCGTCCTGCTGGTCATAGCCACGGAACGCTGGGATCAGGTTCCACACAGAGTGCAGCATGGCAAAGGGCGACACCAACGACCATCGGCCAGACCACATGACCCTGAACAGTGTGTGCAGCTCGTGGCACAGTGACATCTGCTGGCGGGTGGAGGATCGCGGCTCCTTGGGCTGGACCAGCTCTGCTGCATTTAGGCCGGGGGGCGAGCTCTGCTTGCTGACAGCAGGGAGACCCCCACTGGCTGCCTTCCCCATGCCACGTCCCAGAGGGCAGCCTGGTGTGGCTGCACTACCACTCCCCACCACAGCCCCAGCCACACCCTGGTTTGTCTTGGCCAGCAGCTCCTCAGTCTCACACATGTCCAATGTGAGGAAGCACTCCCTGAATTTCTGCAGGTGGCTCAGCACCTGTAAGATAGAGTTCATGTAGCACGTGTTCCCAAGGTTGCGTAGCCCAGTGACCCCCGGGGCCAGTCTACGACGGGTCGCTTTATGGGAGGAGTAGTACCTCCGTACTTTGAGTTTACGAGTCCTGCCATTGCTGGGGGGCTTCAGGGATAGAAGGGAGGTTTTTTTGGGTGGAGGCAAACGCTCCGGAGGGTCGCGGAACTTCAGGGGGATAAGTGTGATGGTTGAGCGGGGCGCCTGGGTGAGCAGCCTGGCACTCTTCCTGGGCGGCACATTGGCCAGCTCTCCCATGAGTCTCCTCTTCATCTCATTCTTCTGGCGCCgaacctcctccttctcctgctcGAGTTTCTCCTCCCGCTGGCTCTGTTCCTCCTGCTGCCGGTTCCTCCAGCGGCGCAGCATCTTCCCCAGCAGCACCTTCCTTCGGTGCCACAGGGCCGTCTGCATGGCAGGCTGGGGCCCGCTCTCGCCCACCCAGGGGTTGCAGTCACCACCTGCAGAGGAGCGCAGGGAGCGCCTGCCAGGGCTACGCACAGTGGAGAGCGCCCCCCGCAGGAGCTTGAGGTCTCCTTCAGCATTGTCGTTGAGCACATAGTCTCCACAGGCGAAGCAGAAGACGTCCAGCTCCCGCACTTCCATGGCCAGGGGGTGGTTTGACTCCTGGAAGTGTTTGAGGGAGTGCTCTTCCATGAAGCGGCCACAGGCCACGTGAGAGCACTTGAGACAGGCCCACACTGACTCGGTGGTGCAGCAGTCCATGCAGCGCCATTTCTGTGAGTTGAGGATGGAGTGTTCGTGGCCTAGGCGAAGACGCCCCACGTGCTTACAGCGGTCCATCTCTCCAGATGCACATGTGCCTGCCCACAGCGTCAGGACACACGCCTCTGTGCCAAGCAGCAGCTCATCCTGCAGGAGGGAAAAGGAGATCAACTTCAGTAAATCATAGGGATAGAAATCAACCGCTTCATTTCAGATATGCTAAATACAAAATGTGTTCTCTATTTGAAAGTAAACTGACTGGTGTAGCATGTGGAAAAAATTGAGGACCAAGAATATGAACTTGCACACCatgtaagcttgttttacttACTGTAAAAAACACTGTGTGCTGATTTAAGTCAGTGTTCTTTCAACATAAGCAAAGGGACCTTCACAGGTGCAATCAATCAGCTTCACTCATGTCTGGTTCAGGATCCTGAATAAACTGAAAATAAAATCGGAAAAGAGGTTGTGCTTGTATAGCGAGMttttttttttacataacagTTGACAGATTGAGACATTAATTTGAGCAAAGCAAATACGTTTCTAACAAACTTAAAGCAGGTTMCTAGTTCACTATGTCTGAACATTTACTCGACAGTTTCTTAGCAGAATTTAACACAGTTTATAAACAAATCATAATCATGTTAGGCAATTGAGTTGAGCAGTTTAACACTATGTCTGACTTAAAATGAAGAAACAATCGATTTATCCATAACAACAAACAAAGGGATCAAACTGCATACTTTTTTTCTGCTGGTCAACATGCATTGGTTTGGCGACCAATCATTTCGTTCGATTCAAActactaactagctaacataggtTAGCAGTTTTCCATCTTGGCTTGCAAATGGCACCAGTTTTGCCATATAACGTGGCGTCTCGGCTCGTGCCACAATGaaaatgtaacgttagctactcCCTCCAGCTGACCACTCGACGCGGGTTAGAGAGTGTGTTCTTGTTCACTTAACTAGCAAGTTCCAACTTATTGTCATGTTTAATTAGCTATAACGTTACCTAGCTCGCCAATAGACAGATATCTAGCTACTTgttggtaacgttagctaacgttaactacccagctagctagctatgaaggttagctagctagggcGATTAAGTTTTACAACACATTCACTGTATTTCTTCAATCATTTGGCTAATGGTACAATAGCCGGCATTGTGatcaaataaagaaaatgtaaaatgtcCTCATAATGGCGTCCCTTATACTGgtgtaatgtatttatttagtttaacACATTGCAGAGAAACAATAGCCTGAAGGCTAGCATTTGCTAAGCTAGCTAGGCTTGCTAGCCATCAGAACAAAGACTAGTCTGAAATCCACTCTTGTGAACACTGAACAACTTCTAGTTAATATGGTTGACTACACGGAGGGGAAAAAATCACTGCGGTTTTGTcatctaactagctagcttgctagctagaaTCCACAGAGCCGCAATGTAAACAAAGCTAAATGTGTCGTATATAAACTTTTGAGTACATCTTCAAACAAAACACCGGGAGGTCAACATACAAATAAAGTCACAGATTCTCAGAAAACCTGCaatgtagctatctagctaacggtAACATGAACCCATAACTTTCAGAGGTTGACAAAACAGTACACGACAATGTCAGTAGTTGATCCATAAAATAACTGTTTGttgtatttgtaaaaaaaaaatacaaaatgaattTCGCTTCTATTTACCGCCATCATCTGCACGCGAAAGCTGTTTTAGACCTCGAGACAACCGAACTATTTCGGTCCTGGAATCAAGTCATTCTGATTGGATTGAACTGATCCCTCTTCCGTCGAGCTTTAGCTCTCATTGGTACAGACAGGATGTAGCGTTCATTACTATGGTCATGAAAAGATCCAAACTGATCGGATGGTTATTATTACCATACCAAACCATTTTTGTTATTACCCATACTAGTCCTCATGAGCTCAGTTGGTAAATTCTATGTCATTTTTACAAGTCATGGCTTTTCACCTGGAGACGGATACATTATTGGCATACTTTTCCCATTCATAACAGCTGACAAAGTCCCCTATAAACCATTCATGACAGGACTGTACTTGGTGAAAAACACCAGCAGCAGTATACAAAATATGCATATGGTTAATAAGTCTAATATATTTCCGAAAATACTGTTATGAAAAAGAGGAGCTTAATCAAGTAAGGTAAACATAGGTTTATTGAGTTTAAAAAAACAGTGTTACAAAGTGTTGTCAGGCaatttttaaatcaaaataacCAACTATTAGTGTGACCATAATGCCCAGATACAACATTGGTATCTAAACTGAAGGTCCTTTAAACCGATTACTCACAAGGATAATCCACaagacatttgggacacaacattATTCCTTCAAGAGTTCAGACTTCAACCAGTAAGGTTTTGTTCTAATTTTTGCCATGATATATTCCTTGCAGTGGTTGTGAAATCCTTTGATCAGTTTGAGTTGCTGTACTGACACTCAGTACAATTTAAATTACACAACATTGTAGCTTAAGATTACATGTTGCTTGTGTTGGGGTGTGGAGGAAGTACTGCTGTCCTCTTGGTGGTGCTTCTTTATCAGCTGAGATTATCCAGGACATTCCTGCTGCCATGAAGATGTCAACGTGTGGTCCCTGGGAGCACCTGCTGTTTGCGCACTTTGCTGAACAACTCCAGGTACTGGGTCATGGTGTCAACACAGTCCGCGGGCACATAGAGGCCCTCAGGCTTGGTGGCGAACACAGAGGGCAGCTCCGGGATGCTGGGGCCCAGGAAGCTTTGCATGAACTCTTTCATCAGGTTCCAGCAGTCCCCAGGGACCACACAGGGACAGTACTCCACCTAAACAAATAAAGAGATTTGATCGTGGACATCAGTTTAGAAAAAGTGTAACACAGATCAAAAAAAACTTTACCCTCCATTTTGATAATTGGCTGTACAGACCACTCACCTCTACTGAAATGCCCCTTGCGCTGGAGCTCATTGTTATTGCTCCAACCTTTATCAGGAAATCACAATAGCGGTAGCGGGAACCACGGCTCTCTACCTTGTGCCCCTTGGCGTTCTGGAAGTGGCTTTTCAGCTTAATCATGAGCACGTCAAAGTTTCcatctgctgtgaggcagggacCTCCTTCGAACAGGGCTAAGCAGCTCAGGGGGGTTTCTGAGTTATGCATCACATACAGGAGTTTGGTGGGCTGGCCTGtgacaaacagagagaacagaaagacgGTTGTTGCTCCCTTGTGGGTATTTGAAGGATGTAGTCCAATGGATTACATGACAAGATATGAAAGACAATTTTGTTTATGTCATAGCTTTGCAGTACAACTTTAGTTACCACTGGCATTTCCTGTGGCATGGTACGTCTCACAGTCCACAGTAAAGTTTCCCTGCTTCACAGCGCCCAACTGCTCCAACTTCTTGTGCAGAATGTCTATTGTCTGCTGCACACTCTTTCCCTCTGCCAYAGGCACCTGACACACACTAAGCAAGGGAGACAGCACACAGAGTATAACTGTTAATAACATTAAGATATTGTTCAGCATTAACTTACTGATTTCCAAAATCACATattgaaacaatgtcagatctgaATGGTGATGTAAGATGATAGGAAGCTTGGAAGAAAAATCAACCAGGTAACAGATCATTGAGTTGTGTACTGTTTCATGTGGATCCACATGGGATCTAGGGCCATGTAAAATACCAAGTGTGATaagtaacgtagctagctagcaatttacatTTTGTTAGATACAAGTTWgatttttttttaaagcaaacaaTAGAATCTCACCAAGTCACCCCCATTGATTCAAGACGTTTGTTATTTTCTTACTACGAAAATGAACACGCTTCCTGCTGAAAAATGGTCTGTTTCCGGTATTAGGAGGAAATTAGGTAATCTGTCTGCGCCTGCGTTTTTCTCGTGCGAAGAACATTTTAATACACTCATTTTGttcatatacattttttgaaGATGGAACAATTCCAATATATCCAGTAATACCTACCAAAGACATATGCGCTGTTTCATTTTCTAAATGTCTCTGGTATTATGTTTCGTCTCCGATAGTACGTCACTTCCGTTGGATAAAAAAAAGCACGTGTGTTCACTGGAACTTTGGTGAGAATTTCCAAATGAGCTACTTTATGAATTGTTAAACTAACTAGCTAGATTAATAGTACATTTCGAACAGGTCTGTATAATAAACTAGCACAGATGCCGAAAGTGAAGAAACCCAAAGGTGGAGGTGGGGAGAAAAGTGGCGACGGAATGGTTGCGCTTGCTGACCAGATTCTTCAAGGGGATATGGTTCGAGTACATGGCCGAGTGAAGAACAGGGATCAACGGGGAGAAGATGAAGACGAGTACGTGGACGAACGCCTATCAAGGAAGATCCTGGAGCAGGCACGAATCCAACAAGAAGAACTACAGACAGAATATGGTTTGGCACCAGAGGTCAAGAAAAAGCAAGCCACTGTTTTAGGTAACGTTGAGGTGCAAGCAAGAAAATGCCTATctgcttttgtttttttgtcttgctagctagctatccacaacaaccacacattACTTTACACTTGACTACTGAGAACTTTTGCATGGAGGTCAATTCCAGTCATTGTTATTCTTGAAGTGTTGTGCTATGCTCAGTTATACTGGTGGTACAGTTTCATGGGATATGGATGTTGTCTTATATCCTTGCAGGGCCAGATTCTCAGGATGCAGACTCTGATGAGGAGTGGCCGGCACTGGGTGAAGCTGGggccggtgaggaggaagaggctaACTGTGGGACAGAAGTGGTGGTGGACCCAGAGGATGAGAAAGCTATGCAGATGTTCATGAACAAGAATCCTCCCATGAGGTACAGCATGAGGCCCCAAAACTCTGAGCCAAACCACTGAGCTAAAAACCTTTATTGCAGTGAAAAATCTTGATGATGAATGATTTGCCATTTtgtgtctttttattttattttgtgtgttaGACACTTAGATTCAATTGAATGACAACAGCACTATCATGCCATAAAAGGGAATTTCATGTTATCTCTTCCAAAAAATAATCATAACTTTGTAGCTGAATATGGATTTCCTCAGTGTTGTCCttgttctgtttttttccccAGGCGAACTCTAGCAGACATCATCATGGAGAAGATCACAGAGAAGCAGACAGAGGTGGGGACAGTGATGTCTGAGGTGTCAGGAAGACCCATGCCCCAACTGGACCCAAGGATCATTGAAGTGTACAAAGGTGTCAACAAGGTAAGCCGTGCACCTGCGTCCTCCTGTATTAATTTGCTTGGCCACGTGTTATTGTCCACTTAATCAGATTTCAGTCAGAACAGTCAGAGGCGGAATATTACCAACTATTATTAACTTGTTTTTTTTCGGTTGGTCCAGGTTCTGTCAAGATATCGTAGCGGCAAACTGCCCAAAGCTTTCAAGATCATTCCAGCACTGTCAAACTGGGAGCAGGTTCTGTACTTGACAGAGCCTGAGACCTGGACTGCTGCTGCTATGTACCAGGCAACAAGGTCTGATAAAAAATTTACAGGATGATTTGTTAACATCTATCAAAAACCTTTTTGATATTAGAAAGCACCTTATGGATATTCATGACCGACTCTTGATTTTTCTTCTTTCTGAACAGAATCTTCTCATCTAATCTGAAGGAGCGAATGGCCCAACGGTTCTACAACTTGGTGCTACTGCCAAGGATACGAGATGACATTGCAGAATATAAAAAACTAAACTTCCACCTGTACATGGCACTGAAGAAGGCTCTTTTCAAGCCAGGGGCATGGTTCAAAGGTGAGACAAATCAAGAACATGTATCAAAGGGGAGAGAAATAGTCAGGTAGATCATTTAAAAGCTTGGTTGATAATCAATGTATGGTTGCCAGGATGTAATAATGGGGGGTGAAAGTAATTAAGATAATACACATTATCTGTCAGGTATTCAAAAATTTTGCCAAGGATACTACTTAGTGGGTTTTGTTCCGAGTTCACTTTGGCAATCAGCCAAAAGACAGTCATTGTCACTAGGTGGCAGTATTATCAAACCAGATcacagactgaaccagatttagAAGGTTctttgtgaatttggttgggttgcccaaaaagttacatattgcagctttaacattTCTTGTGCATTTGTACTATGTGTTGTACCGTATTTTATCTATTTGTTTCCAGATAATGACTTTGTACCCCTTAACCCAGCATATTAATGCGTGTTCACACATTTCTATTTGTGTGTTCACACATTTCTATTTTTCTCACTCAGGCATCCTCATCCCGTTCTGTGAATCTGGAACATGTACTCTGAGGGAGGCTATCATCATTGGCAGCATACTCACTAAGTGCTCAATCCCTGTACTGCATTCCAGGTAAGAGACACTCTTTTACCTGCGTTATGTGTGCAATTTTGTAAGGTCTATGATGCCCTAATGTGACTGCTCGGCTTGCCACTTGGCTAGGGACTTGGTTTCTAACCGTGGCAGCTTGACTGTTGCTGATCATTTAAGTGGGAATTCATGTGAATGTATGGTACAACAGTATTTAATAAGGTAGTAGAACAGCATGGCTTGTCAGAAAATAATGTAGTAAACAAATGACTGATTCTCTCTGCAGCGCTGCCATGCTGAAACTGGCAGAGATGGAATACAATGGAGCCAACAGCATCTTCCTGCGACTCTTACTGGATAAAAAATATGCCCTGCCCTTCCGTGTCCTGGATGCCCTGGTCGGCCACTTCCTGTCCTTCCGCAGTGAGAAGCGTGTCCTTCCTGTGCTGTGGCACCAGAGTCTGCTTACCCTGGCACAGCGCTACAAGGCCGACTTGGCGTCCGAACAGAAGGCTGCTCTACTGGAGCTACTTAAGGTGCAGACACACCCCCAGATTTCTGCAGAGATCCGCCGGGAGCTGCAGAACTCAGAGTCCCGTGATCTGGAAACCGCTATGCCTGTCACAATGGCCATGGACTGAGTATGGAGCTGAGCAAGGCCgcaccctctctttcccttctttctCCCCAACGTACCATCATTCACTAAACTGcccacaacacatacacatatgAACTGTTTTCCCCCTGCCAAATGCTCTATCATTGCTATGGAGACAAGAGTAAAGGCCACGAGATGGATTACAGATTAACATTCATTCAACATCCTGACTATCAAAGTGATATTATGGAATTCCTTTCTGATGTGTAAGTGAGGATGCCATTTACAAACTGAAATACATAACTGTTGTAAACATACATTACATTTATTGAGTGGAAATGATAGAGATGTGTTTGCCAGTTTTGAAGCAATGTCGGTTTCACAAGTAAAGATAATGTACAGCTGACTTGTTTGTATGACACCTACATTTCCAAATAAATTTAGAGAAGCAACAGCACACGGACCCTTTTGGTGGAAAAAAAACTTTTCAGTGAGTGTATGTTTGTAACATGGTTAAGTAGCTAATGAAGGAAAGTTATACAAAATACTATTCAAATGTTACTGTAAAAATTAACAATTTGAATAAATGATTTCCTTGGTTTAAAGTGAAATGTCTGAAGTTACATTGTTACCATTCACAAAAAAATCCCAGAGATGCTGACGGGTATCCTGG
Coding sequences within:
- the LOC111967203 gene encoding ubiquitin carboxyl-terminal hydrolase 49, which encodes MDRCKHVGRLRLGHEHSILNSQKWRCMDCCTTESVWACLKCSHVACGRFMEEHSLKHFQESNHPLAMEVRELDVFCFACGDYVLNDNAEGDLKLLRGALSTVRSPGRRSLRSSAGGDCNPWVGESGPQPAMQTALWHRRKVLLGKMLRRWRNRQQEEQSQREEKLEQEKEEVRRQKNEMKRRLMGELANVPPRKSARLLTQAPRSTITLIPLKFRDPPERLPPPKKTSLLSLKPPSNGRTRKLKVRRYYSSHKATRRRLAPGVTGLRNLGNTCYMNSILQVLSHLQKFRECFLTLDMCETEELLAKTNQGVAGAVVGSGSAATPGCPLGRGMGKAASGGLPAVSKQSSPPGLNAAELVQPKEPRSSTRQQMSLCHELHTLFRVMWSGRWSLVSPFAMLHSVWNLIPAFRGYDQQDAQEFLCELLDKVQQELESEGSKRRIVIPITQRKLSKQVLKVLNTIFHGQLLSQVTCLSCKHKSNTVEPFWDLSLEFPERYHSTEKGSAASLAYQRSCSLTEMLAKFTETEALEGSIYACNHCNRKRRKTSHKPLVLSEACKQLLIYRLPQVLRLHLKRFRWSGRNHREKIGVHVAFDQVLNIEPYCCTDSGQSVHREGYTYDLSAVVMHHGKGFGSGHYTAYCYNTEGGFWVHCNDSEMNVCSVEEVCNTQAYILFYTQRSA
- the med20 gene encoding mediator of RNA polymerase II transcription subunit 20, with translation MGVTCVCQVPXAEGKSVQQTIDILHKKLEQLGAVKQGNFTVDCETYHATGNASGQPTKLLYVMHNSETPLSCLALFEGGPCLTADGNFDVLMIKLKSHFQNAKGHKVESRGSRYRYCDFLIKVGAITMSSSARGISVEVEYCPCVVPGDCWNLMKEFMQSFLGPSIPELPSVFATKPEGLYVPADCVDTMTQYLELFSKVRKQQVLPGTTR
- the bysl gene encoding bystin → MPKVKKPKGGGGEKSGDGMVALADQILQGDMVRVHGRVKNRDQRGEDEDEYVDERLSRKILEQARIQQEELQTEYGLAPEVKKKQATVLGPDSQDADSDEEWPALGEAGAGEEEEANCGTEVVVDPEDEKAMQMFMNKNPPMRRTLADIIMEKITEKQTEVGTVMSEVSGRPMPQLDPRIIEVYKGVNKVLSRYRSGKLPKAFKIIPALSNWEQVLYLTEPETWTAAAMYQATRIFSSNLKERMAQRFYNLVLLPRIRDDIAEYKKLNFHLYMALKKALFKPGAWFKGILIPFCESGTCTLREAIIIGSILTKCSIPVLHSSAAMLKLAEMEYNGANSIFLRLLLDKKYALPFRVLDALVGHFLSFRSEKRVLPVLWHQSLLTLAQRYKADLASEQKAALLELLKVQTHPQISAEIRRELQNSESRDLETAMPVTMAMD